The following coding sequences lie in one Loxodonta africana isolate mLoxAfr1 chromosome X, mLoxAfr1.hap2, whole genome shotgun sequence genomic window:
- the LOC135228901 gene encoding paraneoplastic antigen Ma6E-like, with protein MSHSVSIGPGYCDSPPISLPPRSMAMALAMLWDWCRWMGANAQRSLLLLGIPEDCEEDEFQEAVRAALMPLGMYRVLGKIFRKELGTKVALVEFAEYINRSLIPQQIPGKGGPWRVICLPQVPHVELQERLTFPVQPQGQESAGGACEGGAENVAGAAGVPGATGEARVENVAGAAVEEGVENVAGDGEAGMEIVAGSPCEAGVDSVARAAGEEGVAGLDNVAEAGCVQGAVGEAGVDNVAEAAGEMEVVNGAEVAGVAEAAGEMGVVNVAEVAGVAGAAGEAGAPGEEEAAGEAGSENVAEAAGEAGLGNVGEAARDVGAAGDGGPPGEAGDIGGVGAAGDAGIADEAGPAIEAEVAGEAGAAGEEVLGEAGAPDEAEVENVAEAAHDVGAAGDVGPSGNAGAAGEVGAAGDAGPAGEAGVEVEAEDADEAEAAGEAGVEDVAEAPGEAGAAGEVEALGEAGAPGEAGDAGVAGAPGVAGYEIVAGAAGDAGGAGEA; from the coding sequence ATGTCCCACTCTGTGTCCATAGGTCCAGGATACTGTGACTCACCCCCCATCTCGTTGCCCCCCAGGTCCATGGCCATGGCACTGGCAATGCTGTGGGACTGGTGCAGGTGGATGGGTGCGAATGCACAACGCTCGCTGCTTCTCTTGGGCATCCCGGAAGACTGCGAGGAGGATGAGTTCCAAGAGGCTGTGCGGGCTGCCCTGATGCCCCTGGGCATGTACCGAGTTCTGGGCAAGATCTTCAGAAAGGAGCTGGGAACCAAGGTTGCCTTGGTCGAATTTGCTGAGTACATAAACCGCAGCTTGATCCCCCAACAGATACCAGGCAAAGGGGGGCCCTGGAGGGTGATTTGCCTGCCCCAGGTCCCTCATGTTGAGTTACAGGAGAGACTCACTTTCCCTGTACAGCCCCAGGGGCAGGAATCAGCTGGCGGGGCATGTGAGGGAGGAGCAGAGAATGTGGCAGGAGCTGCAGGTGTGCCAGGAGCCACAGGTGAGGCAAGAGTGGAGAATGTGGCAGGAGCTGCAGTTGAGGAAGGAGTGGAGAATGTGGCAGGAGATGGTGAGGCAGGAATGGAGATTGTGGCAGGATCCCCATGTGAGGCAGGAGTGGACAGTGTGGCAAGAGCTGCAGGTGAAGAAGGAGTTGCAGGATTGGACAATGTGGCAGAAGCTGGATGTGTGCAAGGAGCTGTAGGTGAGGCAGGAGTGGACAATGTGGCAGAAGCTGCAGGTGAGATGGAAGTAGTCAATGGGGCAGAAGTGGCAGGTGTGGCAGAAGCTGCAGGTGAGATGGGAGTAGTCAATGTGGCAGAAGTGGCAGGTGTGGCAGGAGCTGCAGGTGAGGCAGGAGCCCCAGGTGAGGAAGAAGCTGCTGGTGAGGCAGGATCTGAGAATGTGGCAGAAGCTGCAGGCGAGGCAGGACTTGGGAATGTGGGAGAAGCTGCACGTGATGTAGGAGCTGCAGGTGATGGAGGACCCCCAGGCGAGGCAGGAGATATTGGTGGGGTAGGGGCTGCAGGTGATGCAGGAATAGCAGATGAGGCAGGACCTGCAATTGAGGCTGAAGTTGCAGGTGAGGCAGGAGCCGCAGGTGAAGAAGTCCTAGGTGAGGCAGGAGCCCCAGATGAGGCAGAAGTTGAGAATGTGGCAGAAGCTGCACATGATGTAGGAGCCGCAGGTGATGTAGGACCCTCAGGTAAtgcaggagctgctggtgaggtAGGAGCTGCAGGTGATGCAGGACCTGCAGGTGAGGCAGGAGTTGAAGTTGAGGCAGAAGATGCAGATGAGGCAGAAGCTGCAGGTGAGGCAGGAGTTGAGGATGTGGCAGAAGCTCCAGGTGAGGCAGGAGCTGCAGGTGAGGTAGAAGCTCTAGGTGAGGCAGGAGCCCCAGGTGAGGCAGGAGATGCAGGTGTGGCAGGAGCACCAGGTGTGGCAGGATATGAGATTGTGGCAGGAGCTGCAGGTGATGCAGGAGGTGCAGGTGAGGCTTGA